Genomic DNA from Longimicrobiaceae bacterium:
CGCCGCACCTGGCCGGGTACGAGCCGCTCGACCCCGTCTACCTCTTCCTGTTCAACTCCTACTACGTCCACGCGGGCGAGCGGCACTGCCGGGCCCAGCGCGGCTACATCTCGCGTCCCACCGTGGCCGAGGTGTACGCCTACCGCAGCCACGTGGACCGGCACGTCGAGGAGCTCCTGGAGCGGGCCGGCGCGGAGCTGATCGCCACGGTCTCCCCGGTGGTCGAGCTCGGGCTGAACCACGAGCAGCAGCACCAGGAGCTGATGCTCACCGACCTGAAGCACGTGTTCTCCGTCAACCCGCTCCGCCCCGTCTACCGGCCCCGGATGGCCGGCAGCGCCGCCGCCGCGGTGCCGCTGGAGTGGGTCCGCTTCGACGGCGGGATCCACCGGATCGGCCACGAGGGCGAGGGCTTCGCCTACGACAACGAGGGGCCGCGCCACCGGGTCTTCCTGGAGCCGTTCGAGCTCGGCAACCGCCCCGTCACCAACGGCGAGTACCTGGCGTTCATGGAGGACGGGGGATACCGCCGGGCGGAGCTGTGGCTGTCGCTCGGCTGGGCGATCGCGCAGGAGCAGGGGTGGACGGAGCCGTTCTACTGGGAGAGGCGGGACGACCGGTGGTGGAGCTTCACGCTCGCCGGGATGCGGGAGGTGGACCCGGCCGAGCCGGTGTGCCACCTGAGCTACTTCGAGGCCGACGCCTACGCGCGCTGGGCCGGCGCGCGGCTGCCGACGGAGGCGGAGTGGGAGGTGGCGGCCTCCACCGTCCCCGTCGAGGGCAACTTCGTCGAGTCGGCCGCCTTCCACCCCTCCGCCGCGGCGCCCGCGGCGCCCGGCGCGCTGCTCCAGATGTACGGCGACGTCTGGGAGTGGACGCGGAGCCAGTACTCGGCGTACCCCGGATACCGGCCCCCGGAGGGTGCGCTGGGCGAGTACAACGGGAAGTTCATGTGCAACCAGTTCGTGCTGCGCGGCGGCTCCTGCGCCACCTCCCGGACGCACATCCGCCCGGCCTACCGAAACTTCTTCCCCCCGGACGCGACGTGGCAGTTCAGCGGCGTCCGGCTCGCGAGGGACATGTGAGGATCCTGAAGCTGGCCCTGCTCGCGGCGCTCACCTGGAGCACGGCCGTGTGCGACGCCCAGACCCGGACCGACACCGCCGTCACGCGCCTGGCGGGCGCGGAGCGGTGGAAGACGGACTTTTCGCGGCGGGCGGTCCCGCTGCACGAGATCGTCTCCGGCGGTCCGCCGCGGGACGGCATCCCCCCGATCGACCGGCCCCGCTTCGAGACGGTCCGCGCCGGGAACCGCTGGCTGACCGACCGAGATCCGGTGATGGTGGTCGAGCACGGCGGCCAGGTGAGGGCCTACCCGCTCGCCATCCTGATCTGGCACGAGATCGTCAACGACGTGGTCGGGGGCCTCCCCGTGGCGGTCACCTTCTGCCCGCTGTGCAACACCGCCCTCGTGTTCGACCGGCGCGCCGCGGGCAGGCTCCTGGACTTCGGGACCACGGGGCGGCTCCGCCACTCGGACCTGGTGATGTACGACCGGCAGACCGAGACCTGGTGGCAGCAGGCCACGGGACAGGCCATCGTGGGCACGCTGGTCGGCACCAGGCTCCGCGCCGTGCCCCAGACGACCATGGCCTGGAAGACCGCCCGCGAGACGCACCCCGGGCTGCGGGTGCTGTCGCGCGAAACGGGCCACGACCGGCCTTACGGCCGCAACCCGTACGTGGGGTACGACGACCGCGCCAGCTCGCCGATGGCCCGGTTCTTCAACCGCGACACCGATCCGCGGCTGGCGGCGATGGAACGGGTGGTCGCGGTCGACGCAGGGGCGGGGTGGGCGGTGTCGTTCGAGCACCTCGCGCGCGAGCGCGTGGTCAACGCCACCATGGAGGGTACGCCCTTCGTCGTCCTCTGGCAGCCCGGCGCGGCGAGCGCGCTGGACCGCGGCAAGGTGGCGGAGGGGCGCGACGTGGGGCAGACCGCCGTGTACGACCGCCGTCTCGGCGGACGCACGCTCACCTTCCGGGCGGTGAGCGGCGGATTCGAGGACCGTGAGACCCGGAGCCGGTGGGACCTGGCGGGACGGGCCGTCGGCGGCCCGCTGAAGGGGCGGCGGCTCCGCGCGGTGCCGCACGGAAACCACTTCTGGTTCGCCTGGG
This window encodes:
- the egtB gene encoding ergothioneine biosynthesis protein EgtB, with product MATLESSVSTAHALRGRFRAVRGLTEALCEPLAVEDYVVQSMPDVSPTKWHLAHTSWFFEQFLLTPHLAGYEPLDPVYLFLFNSYYVHAGERHCRAQRGYISRPTVAEVYAYRSHVDRHVEELLERAGAELIATVSPVVELGLNHEQQHQELMLTDLKHVFSVNPLRPVYRPRMAGSAAAAVPLEWVRFDGGIHRIGHEGEGFAYDNEGPRHRVFLEPFELGNRPVTNGEYLAFMEDGGYRRAELWLSLGWAIAQEQGWTEPFYWERRDDRWWSFTLAGMREVDPAEPVCHLSYFEADAYARWAGARLPTEAEWEVAASTVPVEGNFVESAAFHPSAAAPAAPGALLQMYGDVWEWTRSQYSAYPGYRPPEGALGEYNGKFMCNQFVLRGGSCATSRTHIRPAYRNFFPPDATWQFSGVRLARDM
- a CDS encoding DUF3179 domain-containing protein; its protein translation is MRILKLALLAALTWSTAVCDAQTRTDTAVTRLAGAERWKTDFSRRAVPLHEIVSGGPPRDGIPPIDRPRFETVRAGNRWLTDRDPVMVVEHGGQVRAYPLAILIWHEIVNDVVGGLPVAVTFCPLCNTALVFDRRAAGRLLDFGTTGRLRHSDLVMYDRQTETWWQQATGQAIVGTLVGTRLRAVPQTTMAWKTARETHPGLRVLSRETGHDRPYGRNPYVGYDDRASSPMARFFNRDTDPRLAAMERVVAVDAGAGWAVSFEHLARERVVNATMEGTPFVVLWQPGAASALDRGKVAEGRDVGQTAVYDRRLGGRTLTFRAVSGGFEDRETRSRWDLAGRAVGGPLKGRRLRAVPHGNHFWFAWVVFRPETRLWEP